The DNA region CGGTCAGCCCTGTGAGCTTATCCACGATGGCGGAGGTACCCCCATCCGACCACTTGCGCGCCAGTCGGAGGATCTCGCCGCTGCCCCGCCAGACGCTGATGGCCAGGGCGTTCCTGCCGGCCTCCTCCTTGGCCACGTCCTCCAGCATGTGCGTCGTGCGGATCATCGTGCGCAACGGCAGGTTCATGGGAGCGAACAGCAGGCCGCCCGAGATCGTGAAATCCTCCCCTATGTCTCGGGATATCTGGGCGGTTGCCTCTACGTACGCCTGGCGGATCTTCTGTACGATCTCCAGCGCCAGGTTGATGGGCAACAGGGCAAGCACATCCTCACCACCGGCGTACACCAGCGCGGCCGGCGAGGGCCTCTGGCGGTAATCGTCAAAGATGGCTCTCACTTCCTGGCTGAATCGCAGTATGGCACCCGACAGTTCCCTCAGCTTGGCCTCCCTCTCCGGGTGTTCGCTGATCTTGGCCAGCCTCTGCCCGAGACGATCCCCGTCCATCGCGAGAACCGCCACGGTGTTGCCCGGCAGCCCTACTTTATCCTGCGTCCTGGAGAAAAATGCGTGCAGCTCCCGCAGGGCGTTGTCGCGCCTCTTCCGGTCCGTTATGAGCTCGTCGTAGTAGCTCTCGTAGAAGAAGTCCATGTGGCTAGCGTAGTCCATAGCCCGAAAGGAATTTCTCCCTAGCACATCGGCCAGGCTCCCGACGAACTCATCGGCAGCACGCAGAGCGCTGGAGTCGGCGATCACCCTTTCCCCCCACGGGTGCGCAGCGATGGCAGGAGTGGAGGGAAACTGCCCCTCCAGGTTCCACCCAATGCAGTCTTTTGCGATCCCCCTCTCGGGAAGCAGGCGCTTGGTCATGCACACTGCGCACAGCCTCTCTTTAGGGCCCAGGAGCCCTCTGATTCCCAATGGACCGCTGCGTAGCTCTTCCCAGAACTGCTGCCGATTGACTCTCTGCTTTTGGGAGCTGGGGGGCATGCCCAGGTGGCTTCGGTGGCCGCAGACTGTGCAGTTTTCGCCGCTCTCCAGCACGCTTCTGAAGTTGCGCAGGAGCTTGCGGCTGTTCAGCTGCCCAGATATGCCTCCCTCGGATACCACCCAGAAGATGGCCCAGGTATTCTTTATCTGTTGGTCCCAGAGCTTCTTCACCTCGTCGTCCATCTGCTGGTGATACCAGCTCTCGAGCTGCTGCCAGGCACGGGATGCGATCTCTTCCCACGCTTTTTGCAGCTCACCTTGGGCAGCCTCCGCCCATCTTCGGGCTGTCTGCTCATCGGGCACGCTCAGGGAGAACTGGTTGGGGAAGGATCCCGTATCGGGCTGGTCCTGGCTCTGACCGGAGAGCCTGCGGTAAATCGGGTCGTTGGTTATGTCGGGGAACAGACGTCCTTCTGCGTCGGGGTCTCCGTCTTCGCGAGCCTGCTCGATCGCTGCGTGGGCAGCGCGGACGGACAGGTAGCTTATCAGGAAGGATCCCGTGCGCAGGTCGGCCGTCTTGCGGGCCTCGGCCACGAACTCCTGCACTGGGGAGAAAGAGAACTGCAGCACGTAGTTCATAGCACCACCTCGGAGTTGGGCATCTTCCTCAAGAAGTCCAATATAGGCTTATAGCTTGGAGGTAGCGGTGTATTACAGTTCCTACCATTGCTTTCTAGTACTAGTTGACTATCCTTAGGCAGGAACTTCGCGGGTATAAAAGAGATAACGGGCACATACTGGTCGCTTGCTAGCTGATGGATGTGGATGAAGAGGGGGCTCGCCCTGCGGGTTATCTTCGTCCCTTGCAGCTCGGCCTCGGTCTGTACATTTTGCCTAGTATCTTTGAAAAAGTAATTATGCGGCAGCCCGAACAGCGCCCTTGGCGGTGGGTTCTGTGGGCACTCCCCTCTACTAGCAAAAGCCTTTACCTCTTGCGTCTCTGTAATGAAATCTTGTGGTCTCACTATCTGTGCAGGTTGGCCGCGCGTCCCTAATCTGTATTGAGACAGGAGAACACCTACCTTGTTGAGGGCTTTTTCCCAACTGTTTTCAGGCTCAAGGATGTAGACTCTTGTGTTCTTGGTTATGGCCGTGTAGTCTGGTAGCCCGCCCTGATCCTGTGAGCGTTGTCGGATCCTATCCAGCTTAACTTTTATGGCCTGCACGAGTTCATCTTTTGACTTGTAGATATCCCTGGTAGCCACCACCGATCCGAAGCCGCGCCGCGACCTGGATCCCATCCCCCCCAGGTGAGTCATGCACCATAGGGCATCCATGACCTCCTCCTCTTCTGAAGGAGTCAGGTCTCTAAGGCTTATCTGGACCTCAAACTCATACCCCGGCATTATCGCTTTGCGGTTTGACTTGGAGTCGGCAACGCCGTACCCAAGATAAGTTATGCCTACCTGGTCTCTTTTACCTCGGTAGGCCTCGATGCTGGGATCCTGAAGCTTGACTATTCTTATGTGTACCCTCGACTGGCCTTGATCTTTGCCAGCTCCACCAAAGATCTTCGACTCCTTCTTAACTATTTCGGGAATATCTTTATCTCCCTTAGCTTGATTGTCTTGTTCCTTTACTGCCACACTTTTGATAACTTCCGGCGGCTGTATTGCCCTCCACCAGAAGCGCAGCAGTCCCTTGATAGAGGACGGACGTAGCTCGGCCTGCGTGTTGTCTGCTCCCCCCATGAACAGCGGCGTCACGACCTTCATCCTAAGCTCTAACTCTTTCATTCCGCACCCCTCTATAGTAGTTTGATGATATTGTCCAGGCTGTCTCTTACATCTTTGGAAATCTGCTTGTGGCTATTCTGATACCAATCTGTGTTCATAGCTGCATGTGCTATAGGGTTACGATAACGGCTGACTAGCTTCCATGCTTGTATGAACTCCTCTGGGAACTGATTACTTTGAGAGCTCTGGCCATCCTTTTGATCGTTGCCAAAAAGCCTATCAGCGTAAGCTTCACGTGTCCGTTGACTCAGCCAACCCTGTACTTTGTTCCTTGCAGGTGTCTTCTTACATTCGTAGAGTATAGCTGCGGAGACCAACCATTCCCTTGCAAGGAGCAGAGCATTGCCAACCTGCTTGCTATTCAACTGCCTTTCTATGATCATCTTTTGCCGCTCTAGCTCATCCCGGGATAGCTTTATGTCTTCCTTCTTAGAAGCTTGATCTGTGGATACTTCGTTCAGTAGTTCCTTGAGCTTTTTCAGGAAGTCCCTTAATACCGGCCTAAATTTGTTTGTCCGCGTGCTAATTGTCTCCAGAAGACTACGCAGTTTGCGCGCTTCCATCCCCATCTCCAGCGGCATGGCATTTTGCAGGTAGAAATCTATCTTCTTCAAACTATCAACCAGCGCTGATGAGAATTGTTCCGGGATAAGGTTAGGATCGCTAGCGTTCTTACCTAGAAAAGATGATCTTATCCTCTCGGCTAGGGGCAATGTGATCAGGTGTTCGTCGAAGAGCCTCAGGCCGTAGGTCCAGTCAGAGATGGATGTTATGAGGGTGATGTCGATTATGGGAACCTCAGGTGTCCCGCCTTCCTGCCCCTGGCCAGCTGTTCCCTGCGTGTTCCCGACTGATTCGAAGGCCCCGTAGTAGATCTTCAGGTCAGCGGCCCTATTCAGGTACAGGTAGTACTGGGCAGCGGAGATCATGACGGTCGGCAGGGACCTAAAGCCGTTGGTGATGTCTATGATTATGTGGTCTCCCTGCTCGATATGCTTGCCTAACGTCTCGAATATCTGCCATAGTTCTTCCTTATCCTTGCCGTCGGGGATTTCCTCCACTCGTAGCTCCCACGCCCGCCCGCCCACACTCCTCTTTTCTTCGAACTCTTCATGCAGAAGTTTGTGGTTATCCGAATCCTTGACCCTTGCAGTTTCCAGAGCCACTATTTCCAGGGGCTGTCCGCACTCCACAGCCAGCTCGGCTAATCCCATAGCGGCGAACCTGGTTACACTGGACGTTCGCCCAGGGTCTCCCTCGATGTAGTAACGACAAGGATCGTACCGTCTTGTTCCCAGGGCGGTTATGAGCTTGGTCCTGTTCTCCATTGCTGCTTCCAAGGGCTCAGTTGCCCTCCCCCACAGTTTGAGCGTCAGCCTGCCTAATGAGCGCCAGGATCGTCTCCAGCCTGTCCGTGTTGAGTTCGAGCCCGGATACGGCCTCGGGCCTCATGCCACAGTGTGCCAGCTCGTTACGAATCTTCACGGTGGAGTCCCAGGCGTCGATAAGCTCGTTCATCAGCTGGTCATCCCGTGCGAAGTAGAGGGGTACATGGTTTCTTCGGCATCGGGAGAAGGTGTTCAGGTCGGCTTCGGCATCCCGACGCGTCCTGTCGTAGTCCAGCCAGGAGTCGCCCTTGCCCAGGGCGTACACATAGGCCGATACTATCCACTCCCTCATAAGGGTAACGCTGCTCAGGATGTTGCCCATGCGCTTGTAGCTTTCGATCAGCTTGAGTTGGCGCTCAAGCTCTTCGGGAGTTAGGGGGTAAGTGGGCTTCTCTTTGGGATCTATGCCCACACATATATTCCTGGCCTGCCTCTCGATCTTCTCCCAGAAGTCCTGAATGGGTGGGAAGCTGGGGAACTCGGCGCGGGCCTCCTCAGCTCTCTGGAGCAGCTCGCTGGCCTTTATCCCCGCCTCTATCGGGAGGTTGTTGTGCAGAAGCCTGTCCAGCTCCTTCAGGGCCGTGGAGACTTTTTTTATGCGCGTGAGCCTCTGCCCCTGCCAGGAAGGGTCAACGTGCGACCGCTTCTGGGTCTGTTCGATCTGATCTGCCAACGGGGCTGCTACCAGGCGCTCCTCGAACAGCTTGGCGCCGTAGGTCCAGTCGGCCAGCGCCAGGATCATGTCGAGCGATATTACAGGCGTGGCTTCCTCAGGAGGCCTGCTAGGCAGAAAGGCAGAGTAATACACATTTAAAGATGACAGCGGCTTGTTGAGCCTGTAGTACTGCAGGGCGGTGACCATCACCACCGGGATGGATCTGAATCCGTGAGTAATGTCGACTATCACGCTGTCGTTGACTTCCAGGGCGTGCCCTATCTTCTCAAATATCTCCCACAGCTCGGCCTCGCTCATGCCCTCGGGTATGTCCAGGGGCTGATAGCTCCAGCCGTGTGCCTGCACGGCCTTGGCGTAGTCGGCGTAGTGCGTGCTGTTGGGATTGTTGCGCGCGCCCCCGGTCCACAGCGCCACCACGTGCAGGGGTTCTCCATGCGGGCTAAGGATCTCCCCCAGGGCGATAGAAGAGAACTTGTTGGGGCCGGAGACCTCGTCGTCGAGCTTGTATCTGACTTCGCTGTAGTTACCGGTGCCAACGGCGGTGACCAGCACTCTGCGCCAGTTAGAGGAGTCAGCTTCCTGCATGCAAAGGTCCCTTTCTGTACAGATAAGTTTGCACGTATTATTGCACTGTGGACTACATCTTTCAATAGTCAAAGAGTAATATTGGGGCAAAAAGATATATGATTTTGTTAGAAGGTGGAGATCAGGGATGGGGCTCGATGGCGAGGCCCAGGGGGTTGGGGGATATCTCCCTGGTGGCTTGGGCTCCCAGGAGGGTCCACATGTCGTCCATAGCTATGCCGTCGGGCTGGAGCGGGAGCAGGCTGTGGAAGGTCTCCACATCATGGGCGGTCCACAGGTACACTCCCTTGTGCCTGTCGCGGATGGCCTGCACCACGGTGGCGGACGCAAGGGGGTAGTGGAGCATGATGGCATCCACCTGCGAGACCTCCAGCAGCAGGTCCAGCTGGTCCACGAGCCAGGACCTCAGGGGAGAGGTGCCGGCCAACAGGTACCATAGCGGCACCCGCCGCAGCCCGGGGACTTCCGCAAGCAGCCTTCGCAGCCGCGATGGTGACGCCGAGATAGATAGCCCCGTCGTGATAGCTGGGTCATGGTGCTTCAGCCTCAGCAGCACCTCCGGCGAGCCCGAGCTTACGATCGTGCGGCAGGTGAGATCAAAGCTCCGGAGCAGCCTGGCGACGTGTCTCTCGGCCCCGAAGCCCTTCCAGTCGAAGTTCAGCCCCATGTCCGAAGACGCCACCAGCTCGAGAAAGGGCTCCACCGGCGGGTAAGGTCTGGGTGGCTCCTTGCCGTTGGGGTAGAGGTCGTGCGTTACCACTAGTTTGCCCTGGGCATCATTCCAGACGTCGAACTCCACCCAGTCGGCCCCGAGGCCCAACGCCTCTCGCACGGCTTGCAGGGAGTTCTCGGGGATCCAGGCGTTGTGCGCGCCCCTGTGAGCGATGGCTATCGTGCGGCCCCGGGTTTGGCATGACATCTGTTTGACACTCTCCGTCGCTTTTCTCCAATGACATTGTAGCGCGAGGAGGTTAAGCTCGAATTAAAAGAAGATAAACTTTGGGTGACAAACTCCCTGTCCCCTTAATGCTCTATTGAACATCAGGGAGAGCGCCGATTGCTCGGCCAGCTCTCATGGTGCAGGCGGTCCAGCGCGGTCACGTAGTAGGCGTACCCCTGTCCTTGACTCGCGGAGGTGTCAACGTAGGTCTGGGAGCTTGAGCTCTCGACACGGCGCACAGTGGCGATCAGTTGCCTGGGGTCATTGAAGGCGCAGACGTCTTGGGGGCGCACCTTGCTATCGAAGCGGTAGATCGCGTAGTAGGCGGCGCTGTTGTCGTGCGGGATCGCTCGCCATTCCAGTTCGACCCCTTGTGGGTTGCGCCGGGCCTGCGTCAGTGCTACGTGGTGAGGGGCAACTCCTCCCAGCCAAGGCATGACTGGCACGAGCGCGGGGTGGCGATACAGCTCCTGCTCCAGGCGATCTCTGAACCCTAGGGGGTTGGCCAAGAGGTTCGAGATCCGGAAGTAGATATCGCCCTTGACCTGAGAATACTGTAAGTTAAACCACAGGTGATTGGGCATCTCATCTGGGTCGCTCCACTCTGGGGACTGCGTGCTTGCGCCTATCTTGTACGCGGCCTGTCCTATGTATAGGTGCACGTTCGTGCCCTCTACTACCTGGGCCCACCAGGGGACAAGCGCCTCGTACGCCGCGGGAGCAAAGTGGAAGCTCCAGTAGATCTGGGGAGCTATGTAGTCCAGCCAGTTGCTCTTGACCCACAGCCGAGTGTCGGCGTAGATGCCGTCGTAGCTCTGGAAGCCGGAGGTGTCGGACCCTAGGGGATCGGTGGATCTGTTGCGCCATATGCCAAATGGGCTGAT from Thermobaculum terrenum ATCC BAA-798 includes:
- a CDS encoding TM1812 family CRISPR-associated protein, translated to MQEADSSNWRRVLVTAVGTGNYSEVRYKLDDEVSGPNKFSSIALGEILSPHGEPLHVVALWTGGARNNPNSTHYADYAKAVQAHGWSYQPLDIPEGMSEAELWEIFEKIGHALEVNDSVIVDITHGFRSIPVVMVTALQYYRLNKPLSSLNVYYSAFLPSRPPEEATPVISLDMILALADWTYGAKLFEERLVAAPLADQIEQTQKRSHVDPSWQGQRLTRIKKVSTALKELDRLLHNNLPIEAGIKASELLQRAEEARAEFPSFPPIQDFWEKIERQARNICVGIDPKEKPTYPLTPEELERQLKLIESYKRMGNILSSVTLMREWIVSAYVYALGKGDSWLDYDRTRRDAEADLNTFSRCRRNHVPLYFARDDQLMNELIDAWDSTVKIRNELAHCGMRPEAVSGLELNTDRLETILALIRQADAQTVGEGN
- a CDS encoding glycerophosphodiester phosphodiesterase; translated protein: MSCQTRGRTIAIAHRGAHNAWIPENSLQAVREALGLGADWVEFDVWNDAQGKLVVTHDLYPNGKEPPRPYPPVEPFLELVASSDMGLNFDWKGFGAERHVARLLRSFDLTCRTIVSSGSPEVLLRLKHHDPAITTGLSISASPSRLRRLLAEVPGLRRVPLWYLLAGTSPLRSWLVDQLDLLLEVSQVDAIMLHYPLASATVVQAIRDRHKGVYLWTAHDVETFHSLLPLQPDGIAMDDMWTLLGAQATREISPNPLGLAIEPHP
- a CDS encoding TM1812 family CRISPR-associated protein produces the protein MENRTKLITALGTRRYDPCRYYIEGDPGRTSSVTRFAAMGLAELAVECGQPLEIVALETARVKDSDNHKLLHEEFEEKRSVGGRAWELRVEEIPDGKDKEELWQIFETLGKHIEQGDHIIIDITNGFRSLPTVMISAAQYYLYLNRAADLKIYYGAFESVGNTQGTAGQGQEGGTPEVPIIDITLITSISDWTYGLRLFDEHLITLPLAERIRSSFLGKNASDPNLIPEQFSSALVDSLKKIDFYLQNAMPLEMGMEARKLRSLLETISTRTNKFRPVLRDFLKKLKELLNEVSTDQASKKEDIKLSRDELERQKMIIERQLNSKQVGNALLLAREWLVSAAILYECKKTPARNKVQGWLSQRTREAYADRLFGNDQKDGQSSQSNQFPEEFIQAWKLVSRYRNPIAHAAMNTDWYQNSHKQISKDVRDSLDNIIKLL
- the cmr1 gene encoding type III-B CRISPR module RAMP protein Cmr1; this encodes MKELELRMKVVTPLFMGGADNTQAELRPSSIKGLLRFWWRAIQPPEVIKSVAVKEQDNQAKGDKDIPEIVKKESKIFGGAGKDQGQSRVHIRIVKLQDPSIEAYRGKRDQVGITYLGYGVADSKSNRKAIMPGYEFEVQISLRDLTPSEEEEVMDALWCMTHLGGMGSRSRRGFGSVVATRDIYKSKDELVQAIKVKLDRIRQRSQDQGGLPDYTAITKNTRVYILEPENSWEKALNKVGVLLSQYRLGTRGQPAQIVRPQDFITETQEVKAFASRGECPQNPPPRALFGLPHNYFFKDTRQNVQTEAELQGTKITRRASPLFIHIHQLASDQYVPVISFIPAKFLPKDSQLVLESNGRNCNTPLPPSYKPILDFLRKMPNSEVVL
- the cas10 gene encoding type III-B CRISPR-associated protein Cas10/Cmr2, translated to MNYVLQFSFSPVQEFVAEARKTADLRTGSFLISYLSVRAAHAAIEQAREDGDPDAEGRLFPDITNDPIYRRLSGQSQDQPDTGSFPNQFSLSVPDEQTARRWAEAAQGELQKAWEEIASRAWQQLESWYHQQMDDEVKKLWDQQIKNTWAIFWVVSEGGISGQLNSRKLLRNFRSVLESGENCTVCGHRSHLGMPPSSQKQRVNRQQFWEELRSGPLGIRGLLGPKERLCAVCMTKRLLPERGIAKDCIGWNLEGQFPSTPAIAAHPWGERVIADSSALRAADEFVGSLADVLGRNSFRAMDYASHMDFFYESYYDELITDRKRRDNALRELHAFFSRTQDKVGLPGNTVAVLAMDGDRLGQRLAKISEHPEREAKLRELSGAILRFSQEVRAIFDDYRQRPSPAALVYAGGEDVLALLPINLALEIVQKIRQAYVEATAQISRDIGEDFTISGGLLFAPMNLPLRTMIRTTHMLEDVAKEEAGRNALAISVWRGSGEILRLARKWSDGGTSAIVDKLTGLTGMVDDYPSRFLYQAIDLLNTMQSEHSPLDQEAISKLLAVELWGSREKKYQIDTIEQAEQRLAPLLEAATHNGKLDPAVFRLLRFFQEEQLGAESREGVLTHE